A region from the Muribaculum gordoncarteri genome encodes:
- a CDS encoding HU family DNA-binding protein: MDNNAVVNELSKSMGRDAKDIAALLDGITAIMREKLSAMDSIAIPGFGTFEPIKEDERIQNDLSTGKRLLLPPEITVQFKSSALLRRKISDL, translated from the coding sequence ATGGACAATAACGCTGTTGTTAACGAACTTTCCAAGAGCATGGGACGTGATGCAAAGGACATCGCGGCTCTTCTCGACGGAATAACCGCCATAATGCGCGAAAAGCTTAGCGCAATGGACTCCATAGCCATACCCGGATTCGGCACTTTCGAGCCAATCAAGGAGGACGAACGAATCCAAAACGACCTATCGACCGGAAAGCGGCTCTTGCTGCCTCCTGAAATAACCGTACAGTTCAAGTCAAGCGCCTTGTTACGCCGTAAAATTTCCGACCTATGA
- a CDS encoding M13 family metallopeptidase, with amino-acid sequence MSKIKYAVLSIAFTSTIIMNAEQPKGVDRNNLDPSVTPQEDFYEYACGGWMKANPLKPEFSRYGTFDQLRENNRTQVRDLITGLDTKNAPQGSMTQKIGDLYALGLDSIKLNLDGAQPIMGDVVAINQTPKADLIDLIAVMPGISAFFATGVEADMMDSNANAMYWSQGGLGLGDRDYYLEDSENARDLRDAYRKYVMTLTRLVGYDEAAQQRVADNVMKIETALAEAAMSREELRNPAASYNPMTMQELAERYPNVDLKRYFAKQGINDINSVIIGQPKSLAAVDSILANATEQELHDYFTAGYIASAAPYLSDDFVTADFLLSKAVSGVQEPLPRWKRAVSVPNSLLGEAVGQLYVEKYFPPTSKDKMLDLVANLKTALRQHIDALTWMSDTTKARAREKLDAFSVKIGYPDKWRDYSKLDIDRRKSYWDNIKGAIKHEQAYNLSDWGKPVDRDRWFMTPQTVNAYYNPTTNEICFPAGILQAPYFNPDADPAENYGAIGVVIGHEMTHGFDDQGSQFDKDGNLSNWWTENDRKRFNELTDGLAEQFNRIIVLGDTHANGRFTLGENIADQGGLRVAYTAYHNSLGNSEGEVIDGFTPDQRFYLSYANVWAGNIRDEEILLRTKTDPHSLGRWRVNGSLRNIEPFFKAFNIKEGDKMYMPVDQRVIIW; translated from the coding sequence ATGAGTAAAATCAAGTATGCAGTTCTTTCTATCGCTTTTACATCAACGATAATCATGAATGCAGAACAACCCAAAGGCGTCGACCGTAACAATCTCGACCCGTCGGTGACGCCACAAGAGGACTTTTACGAGTATGCCTGCGGCGGATGGATGAAAGCCAATCCGCTCAAGCCCGAATTTTCACGTTACGGCACATTCGACCAACTCCGTGAGAACAACCGCACACAGGTGCGTGACCTCATAACCGGCCTCGACACAAAGAATGCCCCCCAAGGCTCAATGACACAAAAGATAGGCGACCTCTATGCGCTGGGGCTCGACAGCATTAAGCTGAACCTCGACGGAGCGCAACCCATAATGGGCGATGTTGTAGCCATAAATCAGACACCCAAGGCCGACCTTATCGACCTGATAGCCGTGATGCCCGGAATATCGGCGTTCTTCGCCACCGGAGTGGAAGCCGACATGATGGACTCCAACGCCAATGCCATGTATTGGTCGCAAGGCGGACTCGGACTCGGCGACCGTGACTACTATCTTGAAGATAGCGAAAACGCACGTGACCTACGTGACGCCTATCGTAAATATGTGATGACGCTCACCCGTCTTGTAGGCTATGACGAAGCCGCACAACAACGAGTAGCCGACAACGTGATGAAAATCGAAACCGCACTCGCCGAAGCGGCCATGTCACGCGAAGAGCTGCGCAACCCTGCGGCATCCTACAACCCCATGACCATGCAGGAGCTCGCCGAGCGTTATCCCAATGTCGACCTGAAGCGTTACTTCGCCAAGCAGGGCATCAACGACATCAATTCGGTAATCATAGGACAACCCAAATCGCTTGCCGCTGTCGACAGCATCCTGGCCAACGCCACCGAGCAGGAACTGCATGACTACTTCACGGCAGGTTACATAGCTTCGGCCGCCCCCTACCTGAGCGATGACTTCGTGACAGCCGACTTCCTGCTATCCAAGGCCGTGTCGGGTGTTCAGGAGCCGCTACCCCGATGGAAACGCGCAGTAAGCGTCCCCAATTCTCTTCTCGGAGAGGCCGTAGGTCAGCTCTATGTCGAAAAATATTTCCCGCCGACATCCAAGGACAAGATGCTCGACCTTGTTGCCAACCTTAAGACAGCACTGCGACAGCACATCGACGCACTCACTTGGATGAGCGACACCACCAAGGCCCGCGCAAGGGAGAAGCTCGACGCATTCTCCGTGAAGATAGGCTACCCCGACAAGTGGCGTGACTACAGCAAACTTGACATCGACCGACGCAAATCCTACTGGGACAACATAAAAGGAGCAATAAAGCATGAACAGGCCTACAACCTCTCAGACTGGGGCAAACCCGTCGACCGCGACCGATGGTTCATGACACCTCAGACGGTCAACGCCTATTATAACCCGACGACAAATGAGATATGCTTCCCCGCCGGAATACTTCAGGCTCCCTACTTCAACCCCGACGCCGACCCGGCCGAAAACTACGGCGCGATAGGCGTAGTGATAGGACATGAGATGACGCATGGATTTGACGACCAGGGCAGTCAGTTTGACAAGGACGGAAACCTGTCGAACTGGTGGACCGAAAACGACCGCAAACGTTTCAACGAGCTCACCGACGGTCTTGCCGAGCAGTTCAACCGCATCATCGTCCTCGGCGACACTCACGCCAACGGCCGATTCACGCTCGGCGAGAACATAGCCGACCAGGGAGGATTGCGAGTGGCCTACACCGCCTATCACAACTCACTCGGCAACAGCGAGGGCGAAGTAATCGACGGCTTCACGCCCGACCAACGATTCTACCTCTCCTACGCCAACGTATGGGCCGGCAACATCCGCGATGAGGAGATACTGCTGCGCACCAAGACCGATCCCCACTCGCTCGGCCGCTGGCGCGTCAACGGCAGCCTGCGTAACATCGAGCCGTTCTTCAAGGCATTCAACATCAAAGAAGGCGACAAAATGTACATGCCGGTCGACCAACGAGTCATCATCTGGTAA